In Zingiber officinale cultivar Zhangliang chromosome 9B, Zo_v1.1, whole genome shotgun sequence, the genomic window TTATTTCCACTCCCTGtatgcaaagtattacttgtttcaactccctcatgcaaatattgatacctaaattgtccctcagattttttagtacaaaaatttcaaaattgagtacaaaaagtccaaaaatgagtataatttttcttaaagtcagtactttatattaaaaatcgagtatattttctatcaaaattgttcctcttattttttagggtttagggtttagggtttagggttagggtttagggtttagggtttagatttagggtttagggtttagggtttagaatcgtactcaatttgataaaaaatatactagattctaagttaatatactcaatttaagaggatttatactgatttatCTTTGTACTATCTTTCCTATTCTGGTTACACCGGTTACTCAACTCCGGTGCTGGGTAAATAACCCGGATACCATCAAATACATTAAATTATTTCCCTtacacaaataaaaaaatattctaatatTTGGTTTAAATGTTTTTTCCTCTTTGCAAATGGAGCGGGCGATGGGCGTCGTATGTGTCGCCGAGGCGATGCCACTCGCCTTCCTGTGGCCGGACTCCCTTCTCGCTcctctctccttctctcttccacTTCCGTCCGCCATCAAAATTCCAAATTTGATCGGCCACGAGAGGAAAGGAGTGATTTTTGGCATCCTAACTCCTCTCCCTTTTCTCTTTTCTGTATATAATCTTTCCTCGCCTTCTTCCATTTCCTCCTCAGACTAGTTTATCTAATGTTTCATACTTCCATGAAGACATTGGAGGCGAGAATCATGCTCCATCATTTATCCTCTGGCCATTGATATATGTTTAGGTAATTTATTGGTTTCCAATATCCATTTTTCCCCTTTAGTTTTTCGGATACGTTGCTTGAGCATTATTTGTGTGCGAGCAACTATGGCATTCGGGAAGAACCCCTTAATGGATTCTAGGAGGCCATCGTCATCATGGTTATCGCATTGGTCGACAATGGCCCCTGTCTTTTTCATTGCTCTTTGCTTGATCGGTGTTTGGATGATGTCTTCAACGACTATAGTCCCCGTCGATGAGTCCTTGGAAGACAAATTAGAGATGAAGCAACTGGTTACCGATACTGATCCTAAGACATACCAAGACAGTTCAGGAGATGTTCCTGATGAAGCAGCGAGAAGAGATGCTGACGCTAACATGAAGGATTTGACGGTTGAACCAAAATCTGAGTCATCGGAGGAGCAGAATATGATTGACAAGGCGGACGAAAACCCAGAGGAAACAACTAAGAATGATGATTTCGACAAGGATAATGAGGGCAAGAAGGATGGAGATTCAAACCAGACATCGGAGGGTGGAGAAACCATTAAAGAAGGAGACGTGAACGCAGAAGAGGCTGCGCAGGAAGCTACAGGTAGTGATCGTGAGAAGAACGCAGCCCAGCAGACGTAcagtgatgagaatggaaaaACGGAGGGTGGAGAAATGGTTAAAGAAAGCGAGAGCAAGGAACAGAGTTTTCAATCGACCACGGTGAGTGAACAGGGAAAAATTGCAGAACAGGATCCCATGGACCAAGATAGAAACTCAGAGAATAGTTCAGATTTTGCAAGCAATGGAGAGGTGAAAAGCAATGACGGGGCTGGCGAGAGTAAGGAGGAAAAGAATGCCGACCAGAAGTTTACTCAGGTGTCAAGAAATGGGAAAAGTAGTAGTTCGGATGATCAGATTTCAGATGAAAGCaaaggagatgaccaaaataAAGGTGGACAAGAGTCCGATGAGGCCTCCTCAGAACAGCAAAGCAAAGGTGACCTTTCTGATGAGGTGTTGCTACCTAACGGAGCTCAGTCGGAGCTTCTAAATGAGAGCAACAGCCAAAATGGGGCTTGGTCTACACAAGCAGCAGAGTCAAAGAATGAGAAACAAACGCAAGAAGCTTCGAAAGAAGGCAAGACCATGTACAGCTGGAAACTCTGTAATGTTACTGCTGGAACTGACTACATTCCTTGCCTTGACAATGAGGAAGCCATTAAGAGTCTCAAAACCACCAAACACTATGAGCATCGAGAAAGGCATTGCCCTGGGGATCCTCCGACGTGCCTTGTTCCTCTTCCGGAAGGATACAAACAATCAATTCAATGGCCACATAGCAGGAACAAGGTACCTACGTATTTGTGTTTTACTAGCTTGTGCAGTTGTGCTTATTTGTATCACCATTTATTTTCACAGTCGTAATATTTCTGCAGATATGGTACCACAACGTTCCTCATACCTCACTAGCAGAAGTAAAGGGCCATCAAAATTGGATTAAAGTGTCAGGAGAATATCTAACTTTTCCTGGCGGAGGAACACAGTTCATAAACGGAGCATTGCACTATATTGATTTCATTCAGAAGGTATTACGCACAATATTTCAGCATTCACATGTATTTTTCAGTGCATAAAATTATTTCAATatccacatgattatatatgcaTGCTTGTTTTTTTATAGTCTGTACCTGGCATAGCTTGGGGAAAGCATAGTCGGGTGGCATTGGATGTTGGTTGCGGAGTGGCTAGCTTCGGGGGGTTTCTGTTCGACAGAGATGTGCTTACCATGTCACTTGCCCCCAAAGATGAGCATGAAGCTCAAGTGCAGTTTGCTCTTGAAAGAGGAATCCCAGCTATATCATCTGTCATGGGCACCAAAAGACTCTCCTTCCCGGGAATGGTCTTCGACGTTGTTCATTGCGCTCGCTGCAGGGTTCCTTGGGAAATAGAAGGTAGTTGTTTGAATTCAAATATCCATCCTTAGGCTTTCGAGGCATCATGGAAGTGCTTACTTTCAGTTCATATATCTGGTCGAAAACAATTGCAGGCGGGAAGCTTTTATTGGAGTTAAACCGGTTATTGCGCCCTGGTGGCTACTTTGTTTGGTCTGCTACGCCAGTTTATCAAGATCTTCCTGAAGATGTTGAGATCTGGGAAGGTAAATTTTCTCTTGCCATTCCTAAAAACAATTCTTGAACACTAATATAATTGATTTGATTTGCTTTAATGTGCTTATGAACAATTCTATTGCTGCAGCCATGACAGAATTGACAAAGGGCATGTGTTGGGATATGATTAACAAGACCATGGATAAAATCAACCAAGTCGGTATGGCGATATATAGAAAGCCTATGAACAATGAATGCTACGATAAAAGAAGCCAGAGCAATCCTCCCCTCTGTCCAGATTCTGATGACCCAAATGCAGCCTGGTAATCAATCATCTTCTCGATCATGCTCAAagttaacaattaattaattaatgttcGTTCGACGTGATCTTCGCCGGCCTGTCCAGGAACATTCCCTTGCAAGCATGCATGCACAAGCTGCCTGTAGATCCTGCTCTTCGAGGGCCACGGTGGCCGCAGCCATGGCCACAGAGATTGGACAAGGCACCGTACTGGCTGAATGACTCGCAGATTGGAGTTTACGGGAAACCTACCCCGAAGGATTTCACAGAAGATACTGAGcattggaaatatgttgtaaaGAACTCGTATCTGAAGGGAATGGGCGTTGACTGGTCCATCGTGAGGAATGTCATGGACATGAGAGCCGTATACGGAGGGTACAATACATACACTAATTGATTTTGATTTCTTTCAGAAACTAGAGAAAATTGAGATGAACATATTCTTGTGCCAGGTTTGCTGCAGCTCTGCGAGAGGTAAAAAAAGAGGTGAATGCTTGGGTCATGAATGTCGTCTCTATCGATTCACCGGACACTCTTCCGATCATATACGAGCGTGGACTCATTGGAATTTATCACGACTGGTGTGAATCTTTCAGCACCTACCCGAGATCATATGATCTGCTCCATGCGGATCATCTATTCTCCAAACTGAAGAAGAGGTAATTAATTAAGAAGCTAAGTTTGTTCTTTAATTTCCTTCCTCTTAATTAATTACCTCGTGTAGGTGCAAGTTATTGCCGGTTATATCTGAAGTGGATCGCATGCTGAGGCCACAAGGCAAGCTCATTGTAAGAGACACCGCAGAGGTAATTGGTGAAGTTGAGAGCATGGCCAGATCACTCAACTATAAAGTAGTCAAAATGGCTTCTTTAAGTGGGGACAATGAAGGAATCTTGTGCGTCCAGAAGACAATGTGGAGGCCTAAAGAAGTCGAGACCACTTCGGCATCATCCACTTAGAGAACATACACACTCGGTTACAAACAAATACACTCTATATTAACTAATCAGTCCATCAAATTGAATGATTGCAAAAGAGCTCCTCATAATTATCCATCTAATGGATAAgacttgattattattattattattattgtatgtTGTATATAACAAAACGAATTCtcttaaaattttgttttcagaAAGACAATTTTTATTATTGAGATAAAAAAACATACTGCTGATTATGGTGTCATTTGTGTTAGAAGAGCAAACTGTGAAAAcattttaatcattttaaaataatgttgaaagtttaaaatttccCACATAATTAAGTTAATGCTTTTAAATTATTCTACTTTTACGGCTTTACCTGCCTCTCGGTGAGGATACTGTCACCTTCGGTGAATGCTAGGAAGGACACCGCCCCGCTCTTTAGGGTACTCTCCGTCGTTCCCCAATTCCCTAGCCACCCTCGCCGGAATCATGAGGAAAGCGCGGAGGACAACGCCGCCGCCTCCCTCCACCCCTTCTCCTTCTCCGCCTTCTCCTCCTTGGAAAGAGAGATCTGTTCTCACCGCCCCCGCCGCGCTCAAGCCCCAGCGATCTCTCGCTGCTCATCTTTCCGCCGCAGCCTCCGCCGATTGGGAGCTGCTCCCGCTACCCCGCTCCGAGCTTTCCCTATCCGTAACCCTACCCACTGGACAGACCTTCCGTTGGCGTCGCACCGGTTCCTCACACTACACAGGCGTCGTAGGTCCGCACCTCCTTTCCCTCCAGCACCTCGAGAGCGACCCCGCCGGCCGCGTCGCCTTTGTCCTCCATAATCCAGGCAGCTCCGATTCCTCTTCCGCTCGGTCCGTCCTTTCCGACTTCCTCAACGTTCACGTGTCTCTCGGGGACCTCTGGGACCGTTTTTCCCTTGCCGATGCTCGCTTTGCTGAGCTCGCGAGCCGGTTTGACGGTGGCGCCCGCATCCTCCGTCAAGACCCGGTGGAGTGCGTCTTCCAGTTCCTCTGCTCCTCTAACAATAATATCGGCCGCATTGAGAAGATGGTCGGCGTGCTCTCGTCATATGGGGAGTACCTCGGGACGGTCGGAGGATTTGATTTCCATGAATTCCCGTCGCTTGAGAGGCTATCTCTAGTCACAGAGCAGCAGCTCCGAGAAGCTGGATTTGGTTACAGGTTTGTTCCACATAGTTACTACAGCATGTTGTTTTGGCTGGCTGTCACTTGGCAGAGCATGATCAATAGAGAAATATTCGAAAACAACTTTTCTGTGAGTTTCGCATAGGATTCAGTTGTAGGAATAAGTTAAGCAAGAAGAGTAGTTTCTAAG contains:
- the LOC122024389 gene encoding N-glycosylase/DNA lyase OGG1 translates to MLGRTPPRSLGYSPSFPNSLATLAGIMRKARRTTPPPPSTPSPSPPSPPWKERSVLTAPAALKPQRSLAAHLSAAASADWELLPLPRSELSLSVTLPTGQTFRWRRTGSSHYTGVVGPHLLSLQHLESDPAGRVAFVLHNPGSSDSSSARSVLSDFLNVHVSLGDLWDRFSLADARFAELASRFDGGARILRQDPVECVFQFLCSSNNNIGRIEKMVGVLSSYGEYLGTVGGFDFHEFPSLERLSLVTEQQLREAGFGYRAKYIVGAVKILQGKPGGGAKWLASLRSLELEEVIDALCILPGVGPKVAACIALFSLDQHHAIPVDTHVWQIATKYLMPELAGTRLSPKLYKSISEAFVAKFGEYAGWAQNVLFIGELPSHKASVELCAGENKSANGGKRGRKRAAASLEQDVSRSIVIK
- the LOC122025082 gene encoding probable methyltransferase PMT26, which encodes MAFGKNPLMDSRRPSSSWLSHWSTMAPVFFIALCLIGVWMMSSTTIVPVDESLEDKLEMKQLVTDTDPKTYQDSSGDVPDEAARRDADANMKDLTVEPKSESSEEQNMIDKADENPEETTKNDDFDKDNEGKKDGDSNQTSEGGETIKEGDVNAEEAAQEATGSDREKNAAQQTYSDENGKTEGGEMVKESESKEQSFQSTTVSEQGKIAEQDPMDQDRNSENSSDFASNGEVKSNDGAGESKEEKNADQKFTQVSRNGKSSSSDDQISDESKGDDQNKGGQESDEASSEQQSKGDLSDEVLLPNGAQSELLNESNSQNGAWSTQAAESKNEKQTQEASKEGKTMYSWKLCNVTAGTDYIPCLDNEEAIKSLKTTKHYEHRERHCPGDPPTCLVPLPEGYKQSIQWPHSRNKIWYHNVPHTSLAEVKGHQNWIKVSGEYLTFPGGGTQFINGALHYIDFIQKSVPGIAWGKHSRVALDVGCGVASFGGFLFDRDVLTMSLAPKDEHEAQVQFALERGIPAISSVMGTKRLSFPGMVFDVVHCARCRVPWEIEGGKLLLELNRLLRPGGYFVWSATPVYQDLPEDVEIWEAMTELTKGMCWDMINKTMDKINQVGMAIYRKPMNNECYDKRSQSNPPLCPDSDDPNAAWNIPLQACMHKLPVDPALRGPRWPQPWPQRLDKAPYWLNDSQIGVYGKPTPKDFTEDTEHWKYVVKNSYLKGMGVDWSIVRNVMDMRAVYGGFAAALREVKKEVNAWVMNVVSIDSPDTLPIIYERGLIGIYHDWCESFSTYPRSYDLLHADHLFSKLKKRCKLLPVISEVDRMLRPQGKLIVRDTAEVIGEVESMARSLNYKVVKMASLSGDNEGILCVQKTMWRPKEVETTSASST